CTTTGAATACTCCATCCCAAATCAAAATGAACGTGGCGAGAATCTTTTATTCTTGCTGCATCAGAAGGAGTAGAGGGACTTGTTAGTCCAACTTGGCCAGAGTTTTCAATATAGACGGTCTTTGTTTTTGTTGGATTATCTTTCAGTCTTATAATTAGAGATCCGAATTGAGAAGTTGTTCCTGAAATTCGATCGAAAATTATTTCTGACTCGCCTCCATTTAAACTTATATCGGATATTTCAACGGATTTTGGCAATTTATGAATTTTATCAAATGAGCTGTTTCTTGAGGCATAATCATTTCCTTTAAATAAGGTGTACTGATGAGGAGAAGTAGTTTGATCGAAATAGACTCCGTACTGGCTGGCTCCTTCAGAGGCCAAGGTCTTATTTTGAGCTATTCTTAAAGTATTAATAATTTCTTCGGTGGAATTATTTAGATCTAATTCATTTTGGAAGGAACGATAAGCAGGGAGAGCCAAAACCATCAGAATAACCATAATTCCAATAATTACCAATACTTCAATTAAAGTAAAACTTTTCATCATTAAAGCCAAGAAATATTTATCCTTAAAGCTTTTATTGTATTGCTCCCAACATGCTGTACATAGGTTGAATCATTGAGATGGCAAAAAAACCAACTGCTCCACCAACTAGAAGCATTAATAATGGTTCCATTATTGCCGAAAGGTTTTTGGTATGATTCGTTACTTCTTCTTCATAAAAATCAGCCAACTTGGCTAAGATTTCTGACGTCTGGCCTGTTTCTTCCCCGATCTCAATCATCTGAATAACCATCGGAGGATAAAGATCTTGATAGGGCGTTAAAGCCAAAGAAAGTTTTTCTCCTTTCTGAATCTTTTCTATCGCACTGATCATTGCTTCTTTAAAATAAATATTCCCTAAAGATCCAGAAACAATCCTTAAGGCTCTAACAAGAGGAATACCAGAGACAATAAGAGAACTTAGGGTTCTCAAAGTTTGAGCTGAATTGGTCTTTTTAATGATCGGAGAAATAATAGGAATTTTTAAGGTTATACTATCCAAAATCTTTTTTCCTCTCTTTGTTTTCAAAGCGTTTTTAAGAAGAAAAAATAAAACAAAAACTATAATTAAGAATAAATACCATTTTGTAGCTAAAAATTCTCCAAGACCAATTACAAAACGAGTAGTAAGAGGAAGATCAATCTCTAGCTCTCTAAAAGTTTCTGCTAGTTTAGGTATAACCATAATAAGCATCAAGACTCCAATACCTACCATGGCAAAAATAATTACGGCAGGATAAACCATTGCCCCTATTATCTTTGATCTTAAGTCGTGCTCTTTTTCCATTTGGTAAGCCAAATTTTTTAGAACATTTTCCAGAGTGCCGGATTCCTCTCCAGCTTTAATCATACTGACAAAAAGCTCAGAGAAAATTTCAGGATATTTTTTTAAGCTTTCAGACAAGCTTTTTCCCTTATTTACTGCTTCTAAAATTTCAGCAAGAGCTTTTTTGAATTTTGGATTTTTACTTTGAGTTGATAAAATTGACAAACTTCGAGGAAGAGAAACGCCGGCCGAAACCATTACCCGAAGATTTCTGGTAAACATCATTTTTTCGGTCAGAGAAACCTTCCCAAAAAAAGACAGAGATATTTCAAATTTATTTTTTTTATCCTTAATTTCAAGTTCGGCTTCGGCTCTAATCAAAACATATCCTTCTTGGTGAAGGATTTTTGACAGCTCTTTTTTGGTTCCAGCTTCTAGAGTTCCTGTCTCGATCTCTCCTTTAAAAGATTTTGCGGTATAAAAATATTGAGGCAAATGAAAAAATAATTATTAAAAAATAGTTATCAGGAAATGATTACCCTTAAAACTTCCTCAATTGAAGTGATTCCCTGGGAGGTCTTTAAAAATCCATCTTCAACCATTGTTCTCATGCCTTCTTTTTGGGCCTGTTCTTGAATTTTGTCGGCACTTGTTCTTCTGATAATAAGCTCTTTAATTGATTCAGTGGCCAGCAAGACTTCATAAATTCCAATTCTTCCTTTATATCCTTCTGGGCAGTTCTTTGAGGGTTTTGGACGGTAGAATTCAATATTGGGCCAATCATCTTTCTTCTTAACAATTTTCTCTTTTTTGATAATTTCTAAAATTCTATTTAAATCGCAATTTTTTTCTAAATTTTTAATCTCTGTCTTTCCAAGTTTATATTTTAACTTTTCTGGGCATAATTTTCTGACCAATCTTTGGGCTAAAATAACATTTAAAGTTGAAGAAATCAGAAAGGGTTCAGCCCCCATATCAATTAGGCGGGGGATGGCGCCAGCTGCTGTATTGGTGTGGATGGTAGA
The genomic region above belongs to Candidatus Nealsonbacteria bacterium and contains:
- a CDS encoding type II secretion system F family protein, with product MPQYFYTAKSFKGEIETGTLEAGTKKELSKILHQEGYVLIRAEAELEIKDKKNKFEISLSFFGKVSLTEKMMFTRNLRVMVSAGVSLPRSLSILSTQSKNPKFKKALAEILEAVNKGKSLSESLKKYPEIFSELFVSMIKAGEESGTLENVLKNLAYQMEKEHDLRSKIIGAMVYPAVIIFAMVGIGVLMLIMVIPKLAETFRELEIDLPLTTRFVIGLGEFLATKWYLFLIIVFVLFFLLKNALKTKRGKKILDSITLKIPIISPIIKKTNSAQTLRTLSSLIVSGIPLVRALRIVSGSLGNIYFKEAMISAIEKIQKGEKLSLALTPYQDLYPPMVIQMIEIGEETGQTSEILAKLADFYEEEVTNHTKNLSAIMEPLLMLLVGGAVGFFAISMIQPMYSMLGAIQ